In Synechococcus sp. KORDI-52, one genomic interval encodes:
- a CDS encoding NAD(P)H-quinone oxidoreductase subunit N, with translation MPDMGAFLLATQAMAAPGELLNLSLNASAVLPEAAVLLAMIATLLVDLAGEKVATRWVPPICYVGLGTSLVLLALQWNAPLEPSFLGAFLADNLAVAFRAVIALSTLLSLLISWRYAEKSGTPVGEYAAILLAATLGAMLLCGATDLVSVFISLETLSVASYLLSGYMKRDARSSEAALKYLLVGSAAAAVFLYGSSLLYGLSGSTSLDTIGLALQTSTTPLAALALVFVLATVAFKIAAVPFHQWTPDVYEGSPTPVVAFLSVGSKAAGFALALRILVGCFGAFDDQWKLLFTVLAVLSMTLGNVVALAQTSMKRMLAYSSIGQAGFVMIGMVCGTEDGFAAMVLYMAAYLFMNLGAFACIILFSIRTGSDRISDYAGLYQKDPLITLGLSLCLLSLGGIPPMLGFFGKIYLFFAGWANHQYLLVVVGLVTSVVSIYYYISVIKMMVVKEPQEASDVVKAYPDVSWSLMGMQPLRVALIGCVAITAVGGILSNPLFQWANTAVAGTPLLQQAIALTSMKGLG, from the coding sequence ATGCCCGACATGGGTGCTTTTCTTCTCGCCACCCAGGCCATGGCTGCCCCTGGTGAGCTGCTGAATCTCTCTCTCAACGCCTCCGCCGTCCTGCCCGAAGCTGCAGTGCTGCTGGCGATGATCGCCACCCTCCTGGTGGACCTGGCCGGCGAAAAGGTCGCCACACGCTGGGTGCCGCCGATTTGCTACGTCGGCCTGGGGACCTCTCTGGTGCTGCTGGCCCTGCAGTGGAACGCCCCCCTGGAACCCTCGTTTCTCGGAGCCTTCCTCGCCGACAACCTGGCGGTGGCCTTCCGGGCTGTGATCGCCCTGTCCACGCTTTTGTCGCTGCTGATCAGCTGGCGTTACGCCGAGAAGAGCGGCACACCTGTTGGCGAGTATGCCGCCATCCTTCTCGCCGCCACCCTCGGCGCCATGCTCCTTTGCGGGGCAACGGACCTGGTGAGTGTGTTCATCTCGCTGGAAACGCTCTCTGTCGCAAGTTATTTGCTGTCGGGCTACATGAAGCGGGACGCCCGCAGTTCCGAAGCAGCTCTCAAATATCTGCTTGTGGGTTCGGCAGCCGCTGCTGTTTTCCTCTACGGCTCCTCCCTGCTGTATGGCCTGAGCGGCAGCACCAGCCTCGACACCATCGGCCTGGCTCTACAGACCAGCACCACACCCCTGGCCGCTTTGGCCCTGGTGTTCGTCTTGGCCACAGTTGCCTTCAAGATCGCAGCCGTTCCCTTCCACCAGTGGACGCCTGACGTCTACGAAGGCTCACCAACGCCTGTGGTGGCGTTCCTTTCCGTGGGTTCCAAAGCAGCCGGATTCGCCCTGGCCCTTCGCATCCTGGTGGGTTGCTTTGGTGCCTTCGACGATCAATGGAAATTGCTCTTCACCGTTCTGGCGGTGTTGAGCATGACCCTGGGCAACGTTGTTGCCCTCGCCCAGACCTCGATGAAGCGAATGCTGGCCTACAGCTCGATCGGCCAGGCCGGCTTTGTGATGATCGGCATGGTCTGCGGCACCGAAGACGGTTTCGCGGCCATGGTTCTGTACATGGCGGCCTACCTGTTCATGAACCTGGGGGCCTTCGCATGCATCATCCTCTTCTCGATCCGCACGGGAAGCGATCGAATTTCTGATTACGCGGGCCTTTACCAGAAGGATCCCCTTATCACCCTCGGCCTGAGTCTTTGCCTGCTTTCTCTGGGCGGCATTCCGCCAATGCTGGGTTTCTTTGGAAAGATCTATCTTTTCTTTGCCGGTTGGGCCAATCACCAGTACTTGCTTGTGGTGGTTGGCCTGGTCACCTCAGTGGTGTCGATCTACTACTACATCTCTGTCATCAAGATGATGGTGGTCAAGGAGCCCCAGGAAGCCTCAGATGTCGTCAAGGCCTACCCGGATGTCAGTTGGTCGTTGATGGGCATGCAACCCCTGCGTGTGGCTCTGATCGGTTGTGTGGCGATCACCGCCGTTGGAGGCATTCTCTCCAACCCTTTGTTCCAGTGGGCCAACACAGCCGTTGCAGGAACACCACTGCTGCAACAGGCCATCGCACTGACGAGCATGAAAGGCCTTGGTTGA
- a CDS encoding ABC transporter ATP-binding protein, with the protein MVETSHAAVAELRGISKVYGSGDLEVKALDQLNLTVREGDYLAVMGASGSGKSTAMNILGCLDRPTSGTYRLNDMAVEQLDDDALADVRNGSLGFVFQQFHLLGHASAMENVMLPMIYAGVPKSERIERAQAALSRVGLAKRLESKPNQLSGGQQQRVAIARAIINRPSLLLADEPTGALDSSTTAEVLELFDELHQQGITLVMVTHEDDVAARAQRIVRFEDGRVLTPRP; encoded by the coding sequence TTGGTTGAGACATCCCACGCAGCTGTTGCCGAACTGCGTGGGATCAGCAAGGTCTATGGTTCAGGAGATCTTGAAGTCAAGGCCCTTGATCAGTTGAACCTCACCGTCCGGGAGGGTGATTACCTGGCAGTCATGGGTGCCAGCGGCTCCGGCAAGAGCACAGCGATGAACATCCTTGGTTGCCTGGACCGGCCCACAAGTGGGACCTACCGGCTGAACGACATGGCCGTTGAACAGTTAGATGACGATGCATTAGCCGACGTTCGAAACGGCTCACTCGGATTTGTCTTTCAGCAGTTCCATCTGCTCGGCCACGCCAGCGCCATGGAGAACGTGATGCTCCCCATGATCTATGCGGGCGTGCCCAAGAGCGAACGGATCGAGCGAGCCCAAGCTGCACTGAGCAGGGTTGGCCTGGCAAAGCGTCTGGAGAGCAAACCCAACCAGCTTTCAGGCGGACAGCAACAGCGGGTGGCCATTGCCAGAGCCATCATCAATCGCCCCAGTCTGTTGTTGGCAGACGAACCCACAGGCGCTCTGGATTCGAGCACCACCGCCGAAGTGCTTGAACTGTTTGACGAACTGCACCAGCAGGGAATCACCCTCGTCATGGTGACCCATGAAGACGATGTAGCGGCCCGTGCACAGCGGATTGTGCGGTTCGAGGACGGACGAGTGCTCACGCCAAGGCCATAA
- a CDS encoding response regulator transcription factor, with product MEQTGQTLQIAVVEDDPRIQQLITAEITDEGHNCVSFGSAEDFLDAAESNQFDLVLLDVMLPGMDGLACLKKLQLKPEPTSRLRVVIVTALNDAEKRQEALSNGAEAYILKPDLFEQLPHLLQWTPPMD from the coding sequence ATGGAACAGACGGGGCAGACGCTTCAGATCGCAGTCGTGGAAGACGATCCACGCATTCAACAATTGATCACTGCCGAAATTACAGATGAGGGGCATAACTGCGTGAGCTTCGGATCTGCCGAAGATTTTCTGGATGCAGCAGAGTCAAACCAGTTTGATCTCGTGCTGCTGGATGTGATGTTGCCGGGCATGGACGGCTTGGCTTGTCTCAAAAAACTGCAACTGAAACCTGAGCCCACCTCCCGTTTGAGAGTTGTGATCGTGACAGCTCTCAATGATGCCGAGAAGCGACAAGAAGCGTTGTCCAATGGTGCTGAGGCCTACATACTCAAGCCCGATCTGTTCGAACAACTGCCGCATCTGCTCCAGTGGACGCCTCCAATGGACTGA
- a CDS encoding PAS domain-containing sensor histidine kinase — translation MGMLQVAFDAASEAMVIIDEHRKIHWANQASAELFVSGVPIQVLNQNLADVLKLIPLGASAKAALQLLDDQTPLPRTAGECRCEVLVSDREASLVHLLRWRPVELIRSPFVLVTLRDLSPEERALVQQQRFMTDLTHELRTPLAIVSGNLQRMARVKSLSKAVSSRLTMAREEMSRIQKLLSNLSLITRLEVEQDVLACGDHCLGPLLRRWYHSSREMVPTLEVKFLERGDDVVVQVDPRALVLTLDQLLDNACYHGDRTMPIQLSLVGNDGLDYFVLDLASQSFEPPVDPEDLELWLSPFFSGKLHRDGHRSEGSGLGLSLAQELVKGCGGQLSLHQDRFSEGTTTIVRLKIRISPLEASTGADAAVVRTDRA, via the coding sequence ATGGGCATGCTTCAGGTCGCTTTCGATGCGGCCAGTGAAGCGATGGTCATCATTGATGAGCACAGGAAAATCCATTGGGCCAATCAAGCTTCTGCAGAGCTGTTCGTCAGTGGAGTTCCGATACAGGTTTTGAATCAAAATCTGGCGGATGTTCTCAAGCTGATCCCATTGGGTGCTTCCGCGAAAGCGGCTCTCCAGCTGTTGGATGATCAAACGCCACTGCCTCGGACGGCTGGAGAATGTCGCTGTGAGGTGCTGGTTTCGGATCGGGAAGCATCACTGGTGCACCTGTTGCGTTGGCGGCCAGTTGAGTTGATTCGTTCACCTTTTGTGTTGGTGACATTGCGTGATCTCAGCCCTGAAGAACGGGCTTTGGTTCAGCAGCAGCGTTTCATGACCGATCTAACCCATGAGCTGCGCACTCCTTTGGCGATCGTCTCAGGGAATCTTCAGCGGATGGCACGGGTGAAGAGCCTCTCGAAAGCAGTCAGCTCAAGGCTCACGATGGCCCGAGAGGAGATGTCGCGGATTCAAAAGTTGTTGAGCAACCTCTCTCTCATCACGCGCCTGGAGGTCGAGCAAGATGTTCTCGCCTGTGGCGATCACTGCTTGGGGCCTTTGCTCCGGCGTTGGTATCACAGCTCGAGAGAGATGGTTCCAACTCTTGAGGTGAAGTTCCTGGAACGCGGAGACGATGTGGTGGTGCAAGTCGATCCAAGGGCCTTGGTGCTCACCCTGGATCAGTTGCTCGACAACGCTTGCTATCACGGCGATCGAACCATGCCGATCCAGCTCAGCCTCGTTGGAAATGATGGTCTCGATTACTTCGTTCTGGACTTGGCCAGTCAGAGCTTTGAACCCCCAGTAGACCCGGAGGATCTGGAGTTGTGGTTGTCACCCTTTTTTAGCGGCAAGCTTCACCGGGATGGCCACAGGTCCGAAGGATCTGGGTTAGGTCTCTCCCTGGCTCAGGAGCTTGTGAAGGGGTGTGGAGGACAACTGAGTTTGCATCAAGATCGCTTCTCGGAAGGAACGACAACCATTGTTCGGTTAAAGATAAGAATCAGTCCATTGGAGGCGTCCACTGGAGCAGATGCGGCAGTTGTTCGAACAGATCGGGCTTGA
- a CDS encoding PAS domain-containing protein: MVDSGWTEDRINALREQENLPFVRADASGIVKEINGRFQEVYGWTEEALIGQSLGLILPPSFRDSHHAGFARFQLTEISKVLNHPLKLATFCSNGTAIESEHFIVAEKHDDGNWSFAATLRPLLASS, from the coding sequence ATGGTTGACTCCGGCTGGACAGAGGATCGCATCAATGCTCTGCGCGAGCAGGAGAACCTCCCGTTTGTTCGCGCCGATGCATCGGGAATTGTCAAAGAAATCAACGGCCGGTTTCAAGAGGTTTATGGCTGGACAGAGGAGGCGCTGATTGGTCAGTCACTTGGATTGATTCTGCCTCCAAGTTTTCGCGACTCCCACCATGCAGGGTTTGCTCGATTTCAACTGACGGAGATTTCTAAAGTTCTAAATCACCCGTTGAAACTCGCAACTTTTTGCTCCAACGGGACTGCTATTGAAAGTGAACATTTCATCGTTGCTGAGAAGCACGATGATGGCAACTGGTCGTTTGCTGCAACCCTCAGACCCCTGCTTGCGTCAAGCTGA
- a CDS encoding response regulator transcription factor produces MSLEPQPRLRVLVVDDEAKLTELLKLELEVEGYDVDISSDGASGLIRSRSEPAPDLIVLDWNLPDFNGLDICQRIRAGGSTTPILMLTGNDEITDRVKALDAGVDDYLLKPFSIDELMARLRAMHRRSETSSGFSEQSDVKDLLEVSDLKMNTVTRDVSRGDRAIRLSVKEYNLLNFLMRSAGRVLERQEIMKGVWGEDFYGDDNLLDVYIRYLRQKVDTKDAPPLIHTVRGVGFILREESN; encoded by the coding sequence ATGTCTCTGGAACCCCAGCCCCGTCTGCGTGTCCTTGTGGTTGATGACGAAGCCAAACTAACTGAGCTACTGAAATTAGAACTTGAAGTTGAGGGGTATGACGTTGACATTTCCAGTGACGGAGCTAGCGGCCTGATCCGCAGCCGATCAGAGCCCGCCCCAGACTTGATCGTGCTCGATTGGAACTTGCCGGATTTCAACGGCCTCGACATCTGTCAGCGAATCCGAGCCGGGGGGAGCACCACACCCATCTTGATGCTGACGGGGAATGATGAGATCACAGATCGAGTCAAAGCCCTTGATGCTGGTGTTGATGATTATCTGCTCAAGCCCTTTTCAATCGACGAATTGATGGCACGACTTCGTGCCATGCATCGCCGCTCCGAAACATCCTCAGGCTTCAGTGAACAATCAGACGTCAAGGACCTTCTCGAGGTCTCGGATCTGAAAATGAACACCGTGACCCGGGATGTGAGTCGTGGGGATCGGGCCATCCGGCTCTCGGTCAAGGAATACAACCTGCTCAATTTCCTGATGCGCAGTGCTGGAAGAGTCTTGGAACGTCAGGAAATTATGAAGGGAGTCTGGGGAGAAGATTTTTATGGTGACGACAACCTCCTCGACGTGTACATTCGTTACCTGCGACAGAAAGTGGATACAAAAGATGCACCGCCACTCATCCATACTGTCCGCGGTGTTGGATTCATATTGAGGGAAGAATCAAACTGA
- a CDS encoding M23 family metallopeptidase, with the protein MLAPPVEARSFDQSLDALERQRVITPQERRLLQGGGSAVPMGRRRFEEACRSGALSRRDCTSGVARRSPGVPAPARVRMIPSRQPLRVPVSALLARDGGTFQLESVFAVTPRPLPSPGNGDRRLLFPVAGEAVTSSGFGWRLHPILGSWLMHAGRDFAAPEGTPVVAALSGQVLTSGLAGGYGVAVELEHADPVRRTLYGHLSEIYVRQGQHVRQGEVIGRVGSTGLSTGPHLHFELRTPSQDRWQAIDPDDLDPSSVLDIETDPVSVLLGQVLQSLERKQLD; encoded by the coding sequence ATGCTGGCGCCACCAGTGGAAGCGAGAAGTTTTGATCAGTCTCTCGATGCTCTGGAACGCCAACGGGTGATCACACCTCAGGAGCGCAGGCTTCTCCAGGGCGGTGGTTCGGCGGTTCCCATGGGCCGGCGCCGTTTTGAGGAGGCCTGTCGCAGTGGTGCTCTGTCCCGTCGGGATTGCACCTCCGGTGTGGCGAGGCGTTCGCCTGGGGTACCCGCTCCGGCCCGTGTCCGCATGATCCCCTCCCGCCAACCGTTGCGTGTTCCCGTGTCAGCGCTTCTCGCTCGTGATGGTGGCACCTTCCAATTGGAATCCGTTTTTGCCGTAACGCCGCGTCCTCTGCCAAGCCCAGGAAACGGCGACCGTCGCCTGCTCTTCCCTGTTGCTGGTGAGGCCGTCACGAGTAGTGGGTTTGGTTGGCGTCTGCATCCAATCCTGGGGAGCTGGCTGATGCATGCAGGACGGGATTTTGCAGCTCCTGAGGGGACTCCAGTGGTGGCTGCTCTCTCGGGACAGGTCTTAACGAGTGGCCTCGCGGGCGGCTATGGCGTAGCCGTCGAATTGGAGCATGCTGATCCAGTTCGGCGCACTCTCTATGGCCATCTTTCAGAGATCTATGTGCGCCAGGGCCAGCATGTGCGCCAGGGAGAAGTGATTGGACGCGTCGGCAGCACAGGTCTCAGCACGGGGCCCCACCTTCATTTTGAATTACGTACACCATCTCAAGATAGATGGCAAGCCATTGATCCCGACGATCTGGATCCATCTTCTGTCTTGGACATAGAAACTGATCCTGTCTCAGTGCTCCTTGGCCAGGTGTTGCAGAGTCTGGAGCGGAAACAGCTTGATTAG